From the Papaver somniferum cultivar HN1 chromosome 2, ASM357369v1, whole genome shotgun sequence genome, the window AAATGAATAATATTTCATTGGGTTTTGCGAATTTCAGTTATTGGAATATACACGTCTGGTAAAAGAGCTCATTCCAAAACTTGCTAGTCTTAAAGTCCAGCATGTCAGTTCTGTGTTAGTCGATTACAGCAAGAGTCGCATTGAACCAAATTCTGTATGATCATGGCACTAATGCTTGGAAATTGGAATAGCAAAAACTACGTAAAGGTGTCAAAACATAATGATCTCCATCTGAACTCGAATAATGACATCCTAATGCATCTGTGGTACTGACTGAAATCAATAAACtgaaaaaaggagaaaaaaatgaTTCAAGAGGACCTCAGCCTCAGGGGCCTCTTAGTGGTCGGGTGTAAAACAAAATTGGATAATGAAGCCCATTAATAGGcccattttgttttctttttgttttttgtttttttttttatagaaaaaccgAGAGAGCGCTCAAAGAGCAACTAACTCTCAAGAATATCGGTTTGGTCATCTGGGCTATGACTAGCACCGAGATGAGCCTCCATAGAGTGATTAATGTTATTACAATTATCCTCAAAGTTAGGAACTTGAACAAACTGAAGAGCATCAAAAAGTTGTTTTAAGGTCAGGACATTTCCAGGAGGATTGGCTAGATATAAGAGCTAATCTGATAGCATTAGAGTTTTGTTGAGGAGCTATCTTGATTAGATTGCCTAGCACAAAATCAACAGCTTCAAAACTTCCACCAAAGTTGGGGGTGTGAGTTCCTTAAATCTTTCCTGTACTTCTATTTGATAACCATGGTTGACGGCCTGGATGATTACTTCATCTTCTACAGCAAATTCAATGTTGGACTTCTGCATTTCCTGGCCCCAATCTAGAGCTAGTTGAGCGCATCTGCTTGCCCTGTCAGCTCTGCTGAGTCCAATTGTAGGGTCTTTGTAGTTTCTTGCTCCCACACATTTCCCTGAGAAGGACAAAGCAAAAAAAGCAAAGTTAGTAAAAGATTGTAAACCACTACTAGTCATGTTGTTATCTACTTCTAAGATACTCATGCTAATAGTGATTCCAAATTTCTCCTTATGGTTCTTGATCAATCTAGTAATTCTTAGTTGATGATCATTGTTATTGTCCTGGTAATACAGATTGTTCAGAATGTGCCTTGGGTTGTTATTCACTCTGTTGAAGGAGCACAAGTGTTGAGTGATTTTCATAGCAGTACACTCAGTAGAATGAGTAATGTTTCTGAAGACCAGATCACATCTGgctttccaaatgaaccagcaGATAGTGGCAAAAGTAGCGTTCCAGCTGGAATTAGGGTTGCCATTATATAACCAGCTATTAAGCCAGTCATGGAAGGATCCAAAGCACTGAAGAGTTGATGAGATTCCCCAAAAAGCTTTTCCCAAACTTTGGAAGCAGCTGGACAAGCCAAGAGAGCTTGTGTAATATCTTCTTTAGCATTCTTTCAATAAGTGTAAACAGGATCAATATTATTCAGAATGCTAGCAGACTTAGCACTAGTTGGTAGGATGCCTTGTGCACATTTCCAGATGAAGAGATGAATAGCTGTAGTAGTGTCCAGCTTCCAAAGTTTTCCCCATGGAGCATTAGGAGCATCAGTAGCATATTTATCATAGATTTGCTTATCATATAAGGATTTGATAGAGAATTTCCCTGTATGGGTTAAATTCCAGTATATGGTGTCTTCAACATTAATGTTAGGATGAGTAAGGAGAATCAAGTTTTGAATATCCTGATAGAACCAGAGCGTTAGGAGGTTTAAGTCCCATTCTCCAGTGGTATTGATAAGCTGGTTGACAGTAATAAGGTTAGAAGGGCAGTTGGGTGGTTTTGggagagcattgctcggtcgaactcgcatgcgttgctatctcaagcatgtttttcaatgttagtgatcataactataagtcttggtttctagtctactatagctaaggtctcggactaggatagaaagtgtagttgagctcaagaactccatgacaatcatcatacaagacgaaggactactcaaggaactggtggatcttcatcgactaaaagtatgtggagacttgacttatctatcactcaaaaatatatttatctcctatcttgagacaaaagtcgttttgctatatagacttagattatacacatttgctatttcgagccgagtttatctcgcctatctatttctcgaaatatgtgttggtaagctttcgctttaaccaagttcatctttacctagtgacgaaaatcatgacaagtttcaatcactttgaaaattgcttactttgacgaaaaatagtttgtgaataacaactatagaatatcaacgccctctaagaatgtttcaatgattgaaatgagattttagattatataaccattggaggatataagcattgttgtggaaacacatatatgtataagtccttattccttgaatcgaagtttgctaactttgttgatcaagagaaccggcatggtggcgtgagccaagtccgcgaactaagtccgcgaactggcggaagttctcttcccgagaatttctgctggagcttgtgaactccgtccgggaacttaagtccacgaacccagtccgcgaacttgagtaggttatatctaaaaacgatgtttgtgaacttattcttatataaactaaggaatgcaaattgcaaaccgtggctatagttcattaaccgattcgagtgaatcaaatcgtttttgcttcgattgtgtcttgtgtagttacataagatttccttgcaattgaacaactctctaactagttcatttgagttacttgaactatttatggtgaagaacaatatggttgatatgaaagtgatcatatggataaccatttgattgactattgttgaaccaacaaatgtacaagtttgggtacggttacacaagcatagaaacatgcatttcatttgtgtgtaacaagctagttttcgatctaacggttgaaagatattagctttaatctaataaggttttcatataacggtgaatattgaatgctttgttaccaagataacattgattgcaaaccctgatttgaaaaactatataagggagaactctagcaactgggaacctaatccccacaccttctgtgtgatactagttgtgctaagctagagtccattctcctttaacatttggtttcttcttctaaaccaggttatcgacttaaatacttcattgggattgtgaagccagaccgatactactttctcgtagttgtgtgatctgatcttgttgtttctatcgtacgagtacaattgtaataatcatcttgagattgatatctccgataggcaagatataaaagtaatcacaaatacttcatctcatcgtttgtgattccacaatatctttttcgctgcgtcgattaggattattgtgaggtgattgataatactaggctgtttttcgggaatataagtccggtttatcaattggttcatgttcaccttgatttatcaaaagacggatttatctattaccgtagacttttccgtgtgatacagatttgtttattaaagtattcgactttgggtcgtaggaactcttagttgtgggtgagatcagctaagggaatcaagtacatagcatcctgctgggatcagagacgtaggagcataactgtaccttggatcagtgtgagattgattggggttcatctacagtccagaccgaagttaatttggagtaggctagtgtctgtagcggcttaatacagtgtatgttcaatctggactaggtcccggggtttttctgcatttgcggtttccttgttaacaaaattctggtgtctgtgttatttcttttccgcattatattttgttatataattgaaatatcacaggttgtgcactgttcaatcaattagaatatccgatcttttggttgttgatttaaattgattgacacttggaaattggtctttggtaccatccaagttatctctctagtatttgacaaagactcgcagatttctatttgcttgagtatatatcaaatcgagagattgagatataaactctttgatatactaactgtctaattgattctctagaaagtatattggagtttgtccataaagattgctaagcgaaatattgggtgtggttgttgtacccctgctttttcatgaTAGTTTTAGAGTAACCTTCAATCCATTTTTCCTCCCAGATATGAATGTTGTTTCCTTTTCCAATCTTCCATATATAGtatttttgaatgttttctaTACCTTCAagaattcctttccatatccaagagtcATTGGCTTTTGGTTTAGTGTCCATTCTGATGATCTCTTGATTTGGGAAGTGATAAGCCTTCATGGTGGAGCTCCAGAGTGAATAAGGCTCAGTAATTAATCTCCAGGAAATCTTTGTGATCATTGCATTGTTGAAGTATTCCATGTTCTTGAATCCTATCCCACCAAGTAGAGACCTTTGGGTTTATCTGGCTCTTTATTCCAAAATAAATCTCTTTGGATATCATTAATTTCTTTACAGATGGCCTTAGGAAGATTGAAGCAATTCATCTGATAAATACTGAATGTTGAGGTGACAGTTTGAATCATGATGACTTTTCCAGCTGTTGACATGGTGGCTTTTCATCCAGCAAGTCTGTATTTTAACTTGTCAACACAAGGTTTGAAGGCTTGCACTTTGCTTCTGTTGGTGAAGAGAGGAGAGCCCAAATATTTATCTTTGATGTTGATCCTTTGAACATGCATGTTATTGCTTATTCTGTCATCTATATCTGGAGCAGTGTTTTTGCTGAAGAAGATGCCAGATTTTTCAAAGTTAATCATTTGCCCATAAGATTGACTGAAATCTTGAAATATCCTTATTAAGTTGTTGCATTCATCCATATTAGCTTTGCATAATAtcatacaatcatcagcaaataacAGATGGCTGATGGCAGGGGCATCATTACAAATTCTTGTTCCATGTATAAGTTTTTCGATCTTATGCAAAAACCAGATATATTGATAATGTCGTCATGCAGAATAAGAACAAATATGGTGAAAGTGGATCACCTTGTATGAGGCCTCTGGTAGGTGTGAAGAATGTTCCATGTGATCCATTTACCAACACAGTAAGGTTAGTAGTGGATATGCATTGTTTAATTAGATTGCACCATTGAGTGTTGAATCCCATTTGAATCATTACTTGTATGAGGAAATCCCAGTTgactctatcaaaagctttggaTATATCAATCTTTATCCCCATAGTCCCATTATTTCCTTTTTCCCCTTTTCTTATGTTCATATAGTGTATGATTTCATGACCAATAGCAATGTTGTCAGAGATCTGTCTTCCATGGATAAAAGCAGATTGAAAGGGATAGATGAGATTAGGTTGGAGGGGTTTGAGTCTTTGATCTAAGATTTTAGATATTATTTTGTAAGTGGTATTGCAAAGAGATATGGGTCTGAATTGAGAGGGGGTATTAGGGTTGTCAGTTTTAGGAACGAGTGATATGAAGGTAGAGTTGATCTCTTTAAGGAGAAATCCAGATTTTAAGAAGTTTTGGACCATGGTAATAATATCATTTCCCACAATGTCCCAGTTGGCTTGCAAGAAGTTTGGTGGGAAGCCATTAGGTCCTAGAGCCCTGTCCCCTGCCATGCTAAATATAACAGATTTGATCTCAGCAGCTTCAGGGATTTTTAGGAGGTTCATGTTTTCAGTATTGGTAATAGTGGTAGGGATGAGGTTGATTATGGATTGGTTAATGGTGATTGGTTCAGCAGTAGCCATGTTGGCGAAATGGGTGGTGAAACAATGAGCAATGTCCTTACTGTTGTGTAGCCAGGTACCATCTTCTATTtgaatggagataatcttgtttcttctataCCTCTTCTTAGCAGAATCATGAAAAAATCTTGTGTTCTTGTCCCCTAACTTGATAAGTTGATCTCTACTTTTAGTTTTCTAGAAGGTTTCTTGAACATTTTTCCAGTGATCCACAACTTTCTTAGCTTCTCTGATGTCATTCCCTTTGTTGTTGTTGAACTGATTTTTGGTGGTCCAATCCAAATATTGAAGGCTTTCCTCAAGATTAGTCTTAATATTACCATATACCTCTTTATTCCACAACTTAATTTTTACTTTAATATCTCTTAATTTCCTAGCTATCTTGATTGCAAGGGAACCTTTGTGATTTTTCTTCCAGCATTCAGCAATAATATCCTTGCAATATTGATGATCAAGCCAAgaaccaaagaatttaaaaggtaTGTGTCCTTGTTTCCAGTTAGAATTGGTATTGAGAATGATTGGGTTATGATCAGAGCCTATGGCTGGAAGGTTGGAGATGGTAGAGTTAGGAAAGAGATCAAGCCAATCCTCATTTGATAATCCTCTATCAAGTCTTTTCTCAGTGAGTCGTAAGCCCACTCTTCTGTTTTTCCAAGTGAAGGGACACTTAGTATACCCCAAGTCAGTGAGATTTGCTTCTTCCAGTTTTTCCAAGAAGATAGTAGCTTCACAAGAATTAATAGGATGTTGACTAAGTTTTTCATGATCATGCAGTACAAAGTTTAGGTCCCCCATTATCAACCAAGGCAATCTATTTATTTTGTCATTATTTTATATCATTTTCCAATAATGCAGTTTATGTAAAGTAGTATAGGGACTACCATAGTAACATG encodes:
- the LOC113352302 gene encoding uncharacterized protein LOC113352302; translated protein: MGDLNFVLHDHEKLSQHPINSCEATIFLEKLEEANLTDLGYTKCPFTWKNRRVGLRLTEKRLDRGLSNEDWLDLFPNSTISNLPAIGSDHNPIILNTNSNWKQGHIPFKFFGSWLDHQYCKDIIAECWKKNHKGSLAIKIARKLRDIKVKIKLWNKEVYGNIKTNLEESLQYLDWTTKNQFNNNKGNDIREAKKVVDHWKNVQETF